From the Flavimarina sp. Hel_I_48 genome, one window contains:
- a CDS encoding choice-of-anchor D domain-containing protein — MKQEYLNSRGCCVHARSSLSATAMTILTAFIFLFMGFQQAFAQKPVKLPGEIIVCPAGPDDMNTQVNIPKTSSGDFQRTMENAATAEFDITFGPGAQANPEASAAFQFALDIWATQVVSAVPIKVYADFADLGQGVLASAGPAYNVTNFPGAPEQDVLYPAALANSIAGEALFPDEDYDLLVNLGNGIPWYFGTDGNTPAGLYDFVTVALHEAGHGLGFTTVRSYNAGTGSLRSGGNPSVYGLFMELGDGTRLLDLADPSTELGSAFTGGDLYMGGTFAVAALAGERPELYAPSTWQGGSSLAHWDEVSFPAGDPNSLMTPQVGSAESNFDIGDITRGLFKDMGWVINDEDAPSLIATPQSLTEELFVGDTLSRAIEISNISDDAIDVTVNANSDATVITSFDPESFTIASAGTNTFNVNLDASGLVKGIYNDTIFVSGSANENQIAIPVTVRVLDGTETPQISVSPESFDETIEQFQIITRELSIANNGDEDLTYSIEVVSDSTQEFDSRVAISREYIANSGSKTTNFNTNTTLFGNGQLVKYSGGFEKIVTSLYATDFEEFTTGDILGQLGWSGQYPGNWVVSTENPENGNQHFRGISDGLGSTRAGSVLAISPTITPGDEPFMVASATINIQGEGVTWEVIPQSPTANSVNTRLRFNPDRSIDVLTESDFVPITATTPEGYFDLRIVVDKDDSTFSIFFDEELVFSGQGFAPEIEQVVILSNMEVTGSTFDMDDFEITDGDPSSFFLSVSPSAGTVPFGTTSTVNVKFDARTLNPGSYEAALTVSSNDLDNPQIKVPVALTVLQPPTIEVAPDSLSASVNVITETPATAQSSFTISNSGESPLDFTASPGSTSFTPPAMDNAIKIEDLDMANYGVGNTEKVSMKIASTLENLKIHKNVQRDAVTYSDSISYDSGVDFPDDFVGFQTAPLTSAMKFVTEGDFTLSAIRNAYRTEAVSDPTIILQVYRGGDASPNDGELLITQTFTQSSADGIVVANVLDEAQTFTAGETFWIVYQYPDGIAFPQGYDSAATIRPNTYFASSDGGATYVAVDFAFFTRALSGGRDGYIALEPSSGTVAPGESLEVNVTFDGTTLANGVYDTDIVVSSNDPITPEARLATTFEVSGQISEIAISDEFLLFNNVFLGSEAERTFTIDNLGLDVLTIESITSDNPDFSVEPAQAAIAANGSLDVVVTFAPSATGSINGILTINSDAPENDELQIVVNGVGVDPPVAVLDPTEVSETTDAGTTIDSEITLKNEGNSPLIFSFPDLAVANALADPDVQLNNTEIIDFGSANNLDKGATDPRRGNQIEYSVGTDTGFGYTWIDSDEDGGPVYAFNDISGSGTAITSDILGDGSTQVAIGFPFEFYGVFYDNAFINANGFVAFQEPTGVTYTNQQIPTAGGINNMIAALWDDLEPQNFNGAVHYQAFENRFIIQWTTVSKYSGTAESAVTFQIVLNSDGNIDLYYDNVENAGFLNSATVGIENADGTQGAQVAFNTSYIKDNLALRFVKPEQPLTSFISNVKPLSGVVAAGGSRQLTVTLDATGLNDGVYFDNLEVSSNDPINSPSTLFELTVIGYPEITITPDTLNFGGLYVNQSTSADFLIENTGSKTLEISELSNGNSDFVLDTVAPFSLKPDQSLVVGVTFTPSVIGSISDEITITSNDAFDNSTETVLLSGIGIDPPVIAVTPEAFDLTVNKGDSISESITINNNGGSVLNYSVTPPYFGSTDQATATPQVYPQLEFAKIRSKEAGDTRKGPQFMNASGGPGTFGYTWIDNNSGGPAYDYVDISESGTPVAFEGTAGEGNASVELPFEFNFFGNIQDSVTIAANGFLTFAPVVGSNFSNAQIPSTTEPNNIIAAMWSDLEPQNGTGVFYQASEEYFIVQYEAVPGFGFPPFLPIPDPVTFQVILYPNGTIKTQYRIVDSSIATSSTVGLEGPDGTSGLQVLFNTEYLTNELAITFTPPLLGSIEAGESVEIPITFSAEDLEGGQTYEGNITIGSNDPVTPIVQVPVSLEVLEVPEVTGFVLYNADLNEEIGPLMDGDVINLDNYPENAFSVVANVGVLDVSSVVFGFNDNPRFKVENNSEYTINGNEGAIYMPVAFPLGENTITATPYSGKNGTGQAGNALTVTFEVIQAPTLCFGESVTDYSPGFKKDGSSLPASRSNPERALGMPMENDNYNYVSLGFGGSIVIELGCEVMDMAGNDLLIVETGFNDLGQPCETYPEKAMIEASLDGETWSVIGTGICRDGEVDLADGGLSSARFIRVTDMSNPADFTDGAADGYDLDGILVINTLSDEDIDILLSIENQINRVANAELDINMYPNPVSGYLNLAVKGNGGTFKGQLFNLNGANVINRTLDLRPGVNQGVMDMTGMSQGVYFLQLTNEEGAISSKIQVVKK; from the coding sequence ATGAAACAAGAGTACCTCAATTCCAGAGGTTGTTGTGTACATGCCAGAAGTTCATTATCGGCTACCGCAATGACTATTTTGACGGCTTTTATTTTTCTCTTTATGGGATTCCAACAAGCCTTCGCTCAAAAACCTGTTAAATTACCTGGTGAAATTATTGTTTGTCCCGCTGGGCCAGATGATATGAATACCCAAGTAAATATTCCCAAAACGTCATCTGGGGATTTTCAACGCACAATGGAAAATGCCGCAACCGCGGAATTTGACATTACCTTCGGCCCGGGAGCACAGGCCAATCCCGAAGCAAGTGCTGCTTTTCAATTTGCACTTGATATCTGGGCGACACAAGTTGTCTCTGCTGTTCCCATAAAGGTGTATGCAGATTTTGCAGATTTGGGACAAGGTGTTCTTGCTTCGGCAGGACCAGCATATAATGTCACAAATTTCCCAGGTGCTCCTGAGCAAGATGTACTTTATCCTGCGGCACTGGCAAATTCAATTGCAGGGGAAGCTCTTTTTCCAGATGAAGATTATGATCTCTTGGTGAATCTGGGCAACGGTATCCCCTGGTACTTTGGCACTGATGGAAATACACCGGCAGGGCTTTACGATTTTGTGACCGTAGCGCTTCACGAAGCTGGTCACGGCCTGGGCTTTACCACCGTGCGTAGTTATAATGCTGGCACAGGTTCTTTGAGATCTGGCGGAAACCCTTCCGTTTACGGTCTCTTTATGGAACTTGGTGATGGTACTCGACTTCTCGATCTGGCAGACCCTTCTACAGAACTGGGAAGTGCCTTTACGGGTGGTGACCTCTATATGGGAGGAACTTTTGCGGTTGCCGCTCTTGCAGGTGAGCGACCAGAACTTTATGCTCCATCAACGTGGCAAGGTGGTTCTAGCCTTGCACACTGGGACGAAGTTTCTTTTCCCGCAGGTGATCCCAACTCACTTATGACACCTCAGGTGGGCTCTGCAGAATCAAACTTTGATATTGGCGACATTACCCGTGGTCTATTCAAAGATATGGGCTGGGTTATAAACGATGAAGATGCGCCATCTCTTATTGCTACTCCACAATCTTTAACCGAAGAACTTTTTGTGGGTGACACCTTAAGCCGTGCGATTGAAATCTCTAACATTTCTGATGACGCAATAGATGTTACCGTAAATGCAAATTCTGATGCTACTGTTATCACTTCCTTTGATCCAGAAAGTTTTACAATTGCTTCTGCCGGTACAAATACATTTAACGTCAACCTTGACGCTTCAGGACTTGTAAAGGGAATATACAACGATACGATATTTGTAAGTGGAAGCGCAAATGAGAACCAGATTGCCATTCCGGTAACAGTGCGTGTACTTGACGGTACGGAAACTCCGCAAATTTCTGTTAGTCCAGAATCATTTGATGAGACTATTGAGCAATTTCAAATTATAACCCGTGAACTTAGCATTGCAAACAATGGAGATGAAGATCTTACTTATTCTATTGAGGTTGTTAGCGACTCTACGCAAGAATTTGATTCTCGAGTTGCGATATCAAGGGAGTATATTGCTAATTCGGGCTCAAAAACGACCAATTTCAATACGAATACTACACTGTTTGGCAACGGACAACTTGTTAAATACAGTGGAGGTTTTGAGAAAATAGTTACTAGTCTTTACGCAACAGATTTTGAAGAATTCACCACTGGTGATATTCTGGGTCAACTGGGATGGAGCGGTCAATATCCGGGAAACTGGGTCGTCTCTACCGAAAATCCTGAAAATGGAAATCAGCATTTTAGAGGTATTTCTGATGGATTAGGTAGCACGAGGGCTGGCAGCGTTCTTGCAATTTCGCCTACAATTACTCCTGGTGATGAACCGTTTATGGTCGCTTCGGCTACTATAAATATTCAGGGAGAAGGCGTAACCTGGGAAGTGATCCCACAATCTCCTACCGCAAACTCGGTCAATACGCGCCTACGGTTCAATCCAGACCGAAGTATAGATGTACTTACAGAAAGTGATTTTGTTCCCATTACCGCTACAACGCCAGAGGGTTATTTTGACCTTCGTATCGTGGTAGATAAGGATGACTCCACATTTTCAATTTTCTTTGATGAAGAACTAGTCTTTTCAGGACAGGGATTTGCCCCGGAAATTGAGCAGGTTGTAATTCTTTCAAATATGGAAGTTACAGGTTCTACTTTTGATATGGACGATTTTGAGATTACAGATGGTGATCCTTCTTCCTTTTTTTTGTCTGTAAGCCCAAGCGCAGGTACTGTTCCCTTTGGAACCACCAGTACCGTAAACGTAAAATTTGATGCAAGAACCCTTAATCCTGGATCTTACGAAGCGGCACTTACAGTTAGCAGCAATGATCTTGACAATCCTCAGATTAAGGTTCCTGTTGCACTTACCGTACTTCAACCGCCTACCATAGAAGTAGCTCCAGATTCTCTGAGCGCTTCGGTAAATGTGATCACAGAAACTCCTGCCACAGCACAATCAAGTTTTACCATTTCAAATTCCGGCGAAAGCCCACTTGATTTTACGGCTTCTCCTGGTTCTACTTCTTTTACGCCTCCGGCAATGGACAACGCTATCAAAATAGAAGATCTTGATATGGCCAACTATGGCGTAGGCAATACAGAAAAGGTTTCTATGAAAATTGCCAGTACATTGGAGAATCTCAAAATTCATAAAAATGTACAGCGTGATGCAGTAACGTATTCTGACTCCATTTCTTACGATTCAGGGGTTGATTTTCCTGATGATTTTGTAGGTTTTCAAACAGCACCGCTCACTTCGGCAATGAAATTTGTTACAGAAGGCGATTTTACCCTATCTGCAATTAGAAATGCCTATAGGACAGAAGCCGTTTCAGATCCCACTATTATTTTGCAAGTTTACAGAGGCGGTGACGCGAGTCCAAACGATGGTGAGCTTTTGATAACACAAACCTTTACGCAATCAAGTGCAGATGGCATTGTAGTGGCAAATGTACTTGATGAAGCTCAAACTTTTACCGCTGGCGAAACCTTCTGGATAGTTTATCAATATCCTGATGGTATCGCGTTCCCTCAGGGATACGATTCTGCTGCAACCATACGACCAAACACTTATTTTGCAAGTAGCGATGGCGGAGCAACATACGTTGCTGTAGATTTTGCGTTTTTTACCCGTGCACTTAGCGGTGGTAGAGATGGTTATATCGCATTAGAACCTTCATCAGGTACAGTTGCACCAGGAGAATCACTCGAGGTAAATGTTACCTTTGATGGTACAACATTAGCAAATGGAGTTTACGATACAGATATTGTAGTTTCTAGCAATGACCCTATAACTCCAGAAGCACGTCTAGCAACAACTTTTGAAGTTTCAGGCCAGATTTCTGAAATTGCCATTTCTGATGAATTCTTGCTCTTCAACAATGTATTTTTGGGCAGCGAGGCAGAACGCACATTTACCATAGATAATCTGGGACTGGATGTACTTACAATTGAAAGTATAACTTCAGACAATCCAGATTTTAGTGTGGAGCCAGCACAAGCTGCTATTGCCGCAAACGGGAGCCTTGATGTTGTGGTAACTTTTGCCCCTTCTGCTACAGGAAGTATCAACGGTATTCTTACCATAAACAGTGATGCACCAGAAAATGATGAATTACAGATCGTAGTAAACGGGGTGGGTGTTGATCCACCGGTTGCAGTTCTTGACCCTACTGAGGTTTCTGAAACCACAGATGCGGGAACTACAATAGATAGTGAGATTACCTTGAAAAATGAAGGAAATTCTCCATTAATCTTCTCTTTCCCTGATCTTGCCGTGGCTAATGCGCTAGCAGATCCTGATGTTCAATTAAACAACACCGAAATTATTGACTTTGGTTCAGCAAATAATTTGGATAAGGGCGCTACAGATCCCCGTCGAGGTAATCAAATTGAATATAGCGTGGGTACAGATACCGGTTTTGGTTACACCTGGATAGATAGCGATGAAGATGGTGGTCCCGTTTATGCTTTTAACGATATCTCGGGATCAGGAACAGCAATCACCTCAGATATACTTGGTGATGGTTCTACACAAGTCGCAATAGGATTCCCTTTTGAATTTTATGGAGTGTTTTATGATAATGCTTTTATAAACGCCAATGGTTTTGTGGCTTTCCAGGAACCTACTGGGGTTACCTATACCAATCAGCAAATTCCTACCGCTGGCGGTATAAATAATATGATCGCAGCATTATGGGATGATCTAGAACCTCAAAATTTTAATGGAGCTGTCCATTATCAGGCGTTTGAAAATAGATTTATAATACAATGGACTACGGTATCAAAATATAGCGGTACGGCAGAATCTGCAGTTACTTTTCAAATCGTATTGAACAGTGATGGAAACATTGATCTATATTATGATAATGTTGAAAATGCAGGCTTTCTCAACTCTGCTACAGTAGGTATTGAAAATGCAGACGGTACACAAGGTGCTCAGGTGGCTTTTAATACAAGTTACATTAAAGATAACCTGGCCCTGCGATTTGTAAAACCAGAACAACCACTTACCAGTTTTATAAGCAACGTCAAGCCTCTTTCAGGAGTTGTTGCAGCTGGCGGGTCACGTCAACTTACTGTAACACTCGATGCAACAGGGCTAAACGATGGTGTGTATTTTGACAATCTTGAGGTTTCCAGTAATGATCCCATAAATAGCCCAAGTACATTATTTGAGCTTACCGTAATTGGATATCCGGAAATTACCATTACGCCAGACACCCTTAATTTTGGAGGTCTATATGTAAATCAGAGTACTTCTGCAGATTTCCTCATCGAAAATACGGGTTCAAAAACCCTTGAGATTTCTGAATTATCTAACGGAAATTCTGATTTTGTGCTGGATACCGTAGCTCCATTCAGCTTAAAACCTGATCAATCCCTTGTGGTTGGAGTGACGTTCACACCAAGCGTTATAGGTTCTATTTCAGATGAAATCACCATTACGAGCAATGATGCATTTGACAATTCAACAGAAACTGTTCTTTTGAGCGGTATAGGCATAGACCCTCCGGTCATCGCCGTAACCCCGGAAGCCTTTGATCTTACTGTAAACAAAGGCGATTCTATTAGTGAATCGATCACTATCAACAATAATGGTGGTTCTGTGCTTAATTATTCGGTTACTCCGCCATATTTTGGTTCTACTGACCAAGCTACTGCAACACCTCAGGTATACCCTCAGTTGGAATTTGCTAAAATAAGAAGCAAAGAAGCCGGCGATACCCGCAAAGGACCTCAGTTTATGAATGCTAGTGGCGGTCCTGGAACGTTTGGTTATACCTGGATAGACAATAACAGTGGTGGTCCAGCATATGATTATGTAGACATCAGTGAATCTGGAACCCCGGTGGCTTTTGAAGGTACTGCCGGCGAAGGCAATGCTTCGGTTGAACTTCCATTTGAATTTAATTTCTTTGGAAATATACAGGACAGCGTAACTATTGCTGCAAATGGCTTCTTGACATTCGCTCCCGTGGTAGGTTCTAATTTTTCAAATGCGCAGATACCAAGTACTACGGAGCCTAACAATATTATCGCTGCCATGTGGTCAGACCTTGAACCACAAAACGGTACGGGCGTCTTTTATCAGGCTAGCGAAGAGTATTTCATAGTACAGTATGAAGCGGTGCCTGGATTTGGGTTCCCTCCCTTTCTACCCATTCCAGACCCTGTAACTTTTCAGGTGATTTTATATCCTAATGGTACCATAAAAACGCAGTACAGGATCGTAGATTCCAGTATTGCAACAAGTAGTACCGTAGGTCTGGAAGGCCCTGATGGAACGAGCGGTTTACAGGTACTATTCAATACGGAATATCTTACTAATGAACTCGCAATTACTTTTACTCCTCCCTTATTGGGTAGTATAGAAGCAGGCGAAAGCGTAGAAATCCCAATAACCTTTTCTGCGGAAGACCTTGAAGGTGGTCAAACTTATGAAGGAAATATTACCATAGGTAGCAACGATCCTGTTACTCCCATAGTTCAGGTTCCCGTAAGTCTTGAAGTTTTGGAAGTACCAGAAGTTACAGGCTTTGTACTCTACAATGCAGATCTTAATGAAGAAATAGGTCCGCTGATGGATGGTGATGTGATCAATCTGGACAATTATCCAGAAAATGCGTTTAGCGTTGTTGCTAACGTAGGTGTGCTTGATGTCTCTAGCGTCGTCTTTGGTTTTAATGACAACCCAAGATTTAAGGTAGAAAACAACTCAGAGTATACCATCAATGGTAATGAAGGCGCGATCTATATGCCCGTTGCCTTTCCCTTAGGTGAAAACACGATTACTGCTACACCGTATTCCGGTAAAAACGGAACAGGACAAGCCGGAAATGCATTAACGGTAACTTTTGAAGTAATCCAGGCGCCTACTTTATGTTTTGGGGAGTCCGTAACAGACTATTCCCCTGGCTTTAAAAAGGATGGCAGCAGTTTGCCAGCGAGCAGATCAAATCCTGAACGTGCCCTGGGCATGCCTATGGAAAATGACAACTACAACTATGTCTCTTTAGGCTTTGGTGGTAGTATCGTGATCGAATTAGGGTGTGAAGTCATGGATATGGCTGGAAATGACCTGCTGATTGTGGAGACCGGCTTTAACGATCTTGGGCAACCTTGTGAAACCTATCCTGAAAAAGCGATGATCGAAGCGTCTCTCGATGGGGAAACCTGGTCTGTGATAGGTACCGGTATTTGCCGTGATGGCGAAGTTGATCTTGCCGATGGAGGCTTATCTAGCGCACGTTTTATCCGTGTGACCGATATGAGCAATCCGGCCGACTTTACAGATGGCGCAGCAGACGGTTATGACCTGGATGGAATCCTGGTGATCAACACCCTTAGTGATGAGGATATTGATATTCTCCTGAGCATCGAAAATCAAATCAACCGTGTGGCCAATGCAGAATTGGACATAAATATGTACCCTAACCCGGTAAGTGGTTATCTTAACCTTGCTGTTAAAGGTAACGGAGGTACATTCAAAGGACAATTGTTCAACCTTAACGGTGCTAATGTTATAAATAGAACGCTTGACCTTCGACCTGGTGTAAATCAGGGTGTGATGGACATGACCGGCATGTCACAAGGAGTTTATTTCTTACAATTGACTAACGAGGAAGGTGCTATTTCTTCAAAAATTCAGGTTGTGAAGAAATAA
- a CDS encoding GNAT family N-acetyltransferase produces the protein MIEIQSITAQDTYGIRHKVLRPGRPFKECFFEGDTAPQTFHIGAFSMGKLIGVASFMVDEYSGFSGKQFRLRGMAVLTDYQGQGIGKKLVVYGEEKVREKGFDLLWFNARKIAIEFYKRLGFTIKGNAFEIPTVGKHYVMFKKL, from the coding sequence ATGATTGAAATACAATCTATTACGGCTCAGGATACGTACGGTATTCGCCATAAAGTGCTACGTCCTGGTCGCCCCTTTAAGGAATGTTTTTTTGAAGGTGATACTGCTCCTCAAACCTTTCATATAGGAGCTTTTTCAATGGGAAAACTGATAGGGGTTGCCAGTTTTATGGTAGATGAGTATAGTGGCTTTAGCGGTAAACAATTCAGATTGCGTGGTATGGCCGTCTTGACAGATTATCAGGGTCAGGGTATAGGAAAAAAACTAGTTGTGTATGGGGAGGAAAAGGTAAGGGAGAAAGGTTTTGACCTTTTATGGTTCAATGCCCGCAAGATTGCTATTGAATTTTATAAACGCCTGGGATTTACAATCAAAGGAAATGCCTTTGAAATCCCCACAGTAGGAAAACATTATGTAATGTTTAAAAAATTATAA
- a CDS encoding SDR family oxidoreductase, which produces MEKILIVGANGTTGKIIVDKVNNTENYEAVAMVRKEEQQAQFKDKGIHTVLADLENDVTDAVKGIDKIIFAAGSGGNTSDEKTILVDQEGAKKVVDAAKKANVKKFVMLSSIKADEPESNPDLSKYLKAKEEADEHLRKSGLKYTIVRPGTLTNDQATGKIKKAEKLDGTGKITREDVASVLVQALSDTIAANETFEMINGETKIEDAVN; this is translated from the coding sequence ATGGAGAAAATACTTATCGTAGGTGCAAATGGTACCACAGGAAAAATAATAGTAGACAAAGTCAATAATACTGAAAATTACGAGGCTGTAGCCATGGTTCGTAAAGAGGAGCAACAAGCACAATTTAAGGATAAAGGCATCCATACGGTTCTGGCAGATCTAGAAAACGATGTCACAGATGCAGTTAAAGGAATTGATAAAATAATTTTCGCTGCGGGATCTGGTGGGAATACTTCTGATGAAAAAACAATTCTTGTAGATCAGGAAGGAGCTAAAAAAGTAGTAGATGCCGCAAAGAAAGCGAACGTAAAAAAATTCGTAATGTTGAGCAGTATCAAAGCAGATGAACCAGAAAGCAATCCCGATCTTTCCAAATATTTAAAAGCCAAAGAAGAAGCTGACGAACATTTACGAAAAAGTGGCCTAAAATATACTATTGTGCGTCCTGGAACGCTCACAAATGATCAAGCTACCGGTAAAATAAAGAAGGCAGAAAAGCTTGACGGAACTGGGAAAATAACCCGGGAAGATGTTGCATCAGTACTTGTACAAGCACTAAGCGATACTATAGCCGCTAATGAAACTTTTGAAATGATCAACGGGGAAACTAAAATTGAAGATGCCGTTAATTAA
- the trxA gene encoding thioredoxin, producing the protein MKTSFGALTDSETPVLIDFHASWCGPCQTLAPILQDVKKDLGENIKIIKVDVDKNKPLAAKFKVRGVPTLMLFKNGQQLWRKSGLMTKNDLKEAILPHK; encoded by the coding sequence ATGAAAACATCATTTGGAGCCCTTACCGATTCGGAAACCCCCGTTTTAATAGATTTTCATGCCAGTTGGTGTGGACCTTGTCAGACACTTGCGCCTATACTTCAGGATGTAAAGAAAGATCTAGGGGAGAATATAAAAATTATTAAGGTCGACGTTGATAAAAACAAGCCGCTGGCGGCTAAATTTAAAGTGCGTGGTGTACCTACTCTTATGCTTTTCAAGAATGGTCAGCAACTCTGGAGAAAGAGTGGTTTAATGACTAAAAATGACTTAAAAGAGGCTATTCTACCCCACAAATAG